One genomic region from Amycolatopsis sp. FBCC-B4732 encodes:
- a CDS encoding YafY family protein produces the protein MRADRLVATLLLMQTRGRVTAGELAAELEVSVATARRDLEALSAAGVPVYPQPGRGGGWQLVGGARTDLSGLSAREAQALFLLAGPAAAGAPEVKSALRKLMGALPGTFRADAEAAADAVVVDQAGWGERPKDRPPVVELLQDAVIARRRVHLVYGGRERSERLVDPWGLVDKDDVWYLVAGTEKGRRTFRVDRIAAATVSEEPADRPSDLELAKVWEEVVEEVEKRRSSLTADVVLSRRHFGVLRDRFGRHCELVAELPDDRVRARVAAPAPIMIAQELAGWGALVDVEGPESVKAELARLGAELVARYAR, from the coding sequence ATGCGCGCCGACCGTCTCGTGGCCACCCTCCTGCTGATGCAAACCCGCGGCCGGGTCACCGCGGGCGAGCTGGCCGCCGAGCTGGAGGTCTCCGTCGCCACCGCCCGCCGCGACCTGGAAGCCCTCTCGGCCGCCGGCGTGCCCGTGTACCCGCAGCCCGGTCGCGGCGGCGGCTGGCAGCTCGTCGGCGGCGCCCGCACCGACCTCTCCGGCCTGAGCGCCCGCGAGGCGCAGGCGCTGTTCCTCCTGGCCGGCCCGGCCGCGGCCGGCGCCCCCGAGGTCAAGTCCGCGCTGCGGAAGCTCATGGGCGCGCTGCCCGGCACGTTCCGGGCGGACGCCGAGGCCGCCGCGGACGCGGTCGTCGTCGACCAGGCGGGCTGGGGCGAGCGCCCGAAGGACCGGCCGCCGGTGGTCGAGCTGCTGCAGGACGCCGTCATCGCCCGCCGCCGGGTCCACCTGGTCTACGGCGGCCGCGAGCGGTCGGAGCGGCTGGTCGACCCGTGGGGCCTGGTCGACAAGGACGACGTCTGGTACCTGGTCGCCGGCACGGAGAAGGGGCGTCGCACGTTCCGCGTCGACCGGATCGCCGCCGCCACCGTCAGCGAGGAGCCCGCCGACCGGCCCTCGGACCTGGAGCTGGCGAAGGTGTGGGAAGAGGTCGTCGAGGAGGTCGAGAAGCGCCGTTCGTCGCTGACCGCGGACGTGGTGCTGAGCCGGCGCCACTTCGGCGTGCTGCGGGACCGGTTCGGGCGGCACTGCGAGCTCGTCGCCGAGCTGCCGGACGACCGGGTGCGGGCCCGGGTCGCGGCGCCCGCGCCGATCATGATCGCGCAGGAGCTGGCGGGGTGGGGCGCGCTGGTCGACGTCGAGGGTCCGGAGTCGGTGAAGGCCGAGCTGGCCCGCTTGGGCGCGGAGCTGGTTGCCCGTTATGCCCGGTAA
- a CDS encoding AMP-binding protein codes for MRDDVVEASAVVGHTPDVVWQIVGSPEWYARFVPEISWCEVQEPASRGRGPKGVIRIVPERGPMLEAQVQAVVYRPGEHVVWCGVPDEGTWVSLELRPLAGGKTELFVRMMLPPAYLDLVSSIKKDVRALGRRLDLHLAGQYDTEADRDGTKATKLRTTSVLLRAGVLSPARPDKLARQLQSLAQWGATVAGGYQAAAGRVPDEQALHDERNLRTFRQVQERSNRLANALSELGVSERDRIALMCRNHSAMVESFVAASKLGTDVVLLNTGLSAASVKDVLAEHKPSAVLADDEFAQTIANVPGDFARISTWPDADAGYPTVDELIHAAPADPPKPVERPGRLVVLTSGTTGTPKGARRPTPKGLGSAAAILDRIPLRAGDRILVAAPLFHSWGLAAMQIGMALRASLALIRKFDAEETLRTIAEQKCDALFVVPIMLQRIMDLPERVRARYDLSSLRIVASSGSAMSGAFVTSFMDTFGDVLYNFYGSTEVSWASIADPADLRAAPTTAGRCLLGTRLAILDEDRKPVPPGGEGQIFVGNDMLFDGYTNGTDPARAADLMATGDVGYLDAAGRLFVTGRADEMIVSGGENVFPRPVEEALVALPGVHDAAVVGVADAEWGQRLAAYVVPRRGASLHAEDIRAYIHQRLARFAVPRDVYFVPDLPRNATGKILKRLLHDDTWPATSEY; via the coding sequence ATGCGTGACGATGTGGTCGAAGCGAGTGCGGTGGTCGGGCACACGCCGGACGTGGTGTGGCAGATCGTCGGATCGCCGGAGTGGTACGCGCGATTCGTGCCGGAGATCAGCTGGTGCGAGGTGCAGGAGCCGGCTTCGCGCGGGCGCGGGCCGAAGGGCGTGATCCGGATCGTCCCCGAGCGCGGGCCGATGCTGGAGGCGCAGGTGCAGGCCGTCGTGTACCGGCCGGGCGAGCACGTGGTGTGGTGCGGCGTCCCGGACGAGGGCACGTGGGTCTCCCTGGAGCTGAGACCCCTGGCGGGCGGCAAGACCGAGCTGTTCGTCCGGATGATGCTGCCGCCGGCGTACCTGGATCTGGTCTCGTCGATCAAGAAGGACGTCCGCGCCCTGGGCCGGCGGCTCGACCTGCACCTGGCCGGGCAGTACGACACCGAAGCCGATCGCGACGGCACCAAGGCGACCAAGCTGCGCACCACGAGCGTGCTGCTGCGCGCCGGCGTGCTGAGCCCGGCGCGGCCGGACAAGCTGGCCCGCCAGCTCCAGTCCCTCGCGCAGTGGGGCGCCACCGTCGCGGGCGGCTACCAGGCCGCCGCGGGCCGCGTCCCGGACGAGCAGGCGCTGCACGACGAGCGCAACCTCCGCACGTTCCGCCAGGTCCAGGAGCGCAGCAACCGGCTCGCCAACGCACTGAGCGAACTCGGCGTCAGCGAACGCGACCGGATCGCGCTGATGTGCCGCAACCACTCCGCGATGGTCGAGTCGTTCGTCGCGGCCAGCAAGCTCGGCACCGACGTCGTCCTGCTGAACACCGGCCTGTCCGCGGCTTCGGTCAAGGACGTGCTCGCCGAGCACAAGCCGTCCGCCGTGCTCGCCGACGACGAGTTCGCGCAGACCATCGCGAACGTCCCCGGCGACTTCGCCCGGATCAGCACCTGGCCGGACGCCGACGCCGGCTACCCGACCGTCGACGAGCTGATCCACGCCGCGCCCGCCGACCCGCCGAAGCCGGTCGAGCGGCCGGGCCGGCTGGTCGTGCTCACCTCCGGCACCACCGGGACGCCGAAGGGCGCGCGCCGCCCCACACCCAAGGGGCTCGGCTCGGCCGCCGCGATCCTCGACCGCATCCCGCTGCGCGCCGGTGACCGCATCCTCGTCGCCGCACCGCTGTTCCACAGCTGGGGCCTCGCCGCGATGCAGATCGGCATGGCGCTGCGGGCCTCGCTGGCGCTGATCCGCAAGTTCGACGCCGAAGAGACGTTGCGGACCATCGCGGAGCAGAAGTGCGACGCGCTGTTCGTCGTGCCGATCATGCTGCAGCGGATCATGGACCTGCCCGAACGCGTCCGCGCGCGCTACGACCTGTCGTCGCTGCGGATCGTGGCGAGCAGCGGCTCGGCGATGTCCGGGGCGTTCGTGACGTCGTTCATGGACACCTTCGGCGACGTCCTCTACAACTTCTACGGCTCGACCGAAGTGTCGTGGGCGAGCATCGCCGACCCCGCCGACCTGCGCGCGGCGCCGACCACGGCCGGGCGCTGCCTGCTCGGCACCCGCCTGGCCATCCTCGACGAGGACCGCAAGCCGGTGCCGCCGGGCGGCGAGGGCCAGATCTTCGTCGGCAACGACATGCTCTTCGACGGCTACACCAACGGCACCGACCCGGCGCGCGCGGCGGACCTGATGGCCACCGGCGACGTCGGCTACCTCGACGCCGCGGGACGGCTGTTCGTCACCGGCCGGGCCGACGAGATGATCGTTTCCGGTGGCGAGAACGTCTTCCCGCGCCCGGTCGAGGAAGCACTGGTCGCGCTGCCCGGCGTCCACGACGCCGCGGTGGTCGGGGTGGCGGACGCGGAGTGGGGCCAGCGGCTGGCCGCGTACGTCGTGCCCCGGCGCGGCGCTTCGCTGCACGCCGAGGACATCCGCGCGTACATCCACCAGCGGCTGGCGCGGTTCGCCGTGCCGCGGGACGTCTACTTCGTCCCGGACCTGCCTCGCAACGCGACGGGCAAGATCCTCAAGCGCCTCCTGCACGACGACACCTGGCCGGCGACCTCCGAGTACTGA
- a CDS encoding MFS transporter has product MSQPHRSAIAKIVGASLIGTTIEWYDFFLYTSAAALVFNKLFFPTADPLTGTLLAFLTYAVGFLARPIGGLVFGHFGDRLGRKKLLIVSLSLMGGSTALMGVLPTYASAGVAAPVLLTLLRLVQGFALGGEWGGAVLIVSEHGDDRRRGFWASWPQCGAPGGNLLATAVLAILSATQTDAAFLSWGWRIPFLLSAVLLLIGLWIRLAVSESPVFLAAQQRAEERGEKHVPVVDVFRHNWREVLVTIGARMAENVSYYVITAFILVYVTTGLHLPKGMGLTAVLIGSAVHFVTIPLWGGLSDRVGRRPVYLFGAIGMAVWSFAFFALLDTKSSVVIVLATTVGLVLHGAMYGPQAAFFAEQFPTRVRYTGLSVGGQLSSIAAGAVAPLIAVALFSAWGSTVPVSLYVTGMCLLTVIALLAARETRGQSLHDEGVQAEQAAVSP; this is encoded by the coding sequence GTGAGCCAACCCCACCGGTCGGCGATCGCCAAGATCGTCGGCGCGAGCCTGATCGGCACCACCATCGAGTGGTACGACTTCTTCCTCTACACGTCGGCCGCCGCGCTGGTGTTCAACAAGCTGTTCTTCCCGACGGCGGATCCGCTCACCGGCACGCTGCTGGCGTTCCTGACCTACGCGGTCGGGTTCCTCGCCCGCCCGATCGGGGGCCTGGTGTTCGGCCACTTCGGCGACCGGCTCGGGCGGAAGAAACTGCTCATCGTCAGCCTGTCGCTGATGGGGGGTTCGACCGCGCTCATGGGCGTGCTGCCGACGTACGCCTCGGCGGGCGTCGCGGCGCCGGTGCTGCTGACGCTGCTGCGCCTCGTCCAGGGCTTCGCGCTCGGCGGGGAATGGGGTGGCGCGGTCCTGATCGTCTCCGAGCACGGCGACGACCGCCGCCGCGGGTTCTGGGCGAGCTGGCCGCAGTGCGGGGCGCCGGGCGGCAACCTGCTGGCCACCGCCGTCCTGGCGATCCTGTCCGCGACGCAGACCGACGCGGCGTTCCTGTCCTGGGGCTGGCGGATCCCGTTCCTGCTCTCGGCGGTGCTGCTGCTGATCGGGCTGTGGATCCGGCTGGCCGTCTCCGAGTCGCCGGTGTTCCTCGCCGCGCAGCAGCGGGCCGAGGAGCGCGGCGAGAAGCACGTCCCCGTCGTCGACGTCTTCCGCCACAACTGGCGCGAGGTGCTGGTGACCATCGGCGCGCGGATGGCCGAGAACGTGTCGTACTACGTGATCACCGCGTTCATCCTGGTGTACGTCACGACCGGGCTGCACCTGCCGAAGGGCATGGGCCTGACCGCGGTCCTGATCGGCTCGGCCGTGCACTTCGTGACCATCCCGCTCTGGGGCGGGCTGTCCGACCGCGTCGGCCGCCGTCCGGTCTACCTGTTCGGCGCCATCGGGATGGCCGTGTGGAGCTTCGCGTTCTTCGCGTTGCTGGACACGAAGTCGTCGGTCGTGATCGTGCTGGCCACGACCGTCGGGCTGGTGCTGCACGGCGCGATGTACGGCCCGCAGGCGGCGTTCTTCGCCGAGCAGTTCCCGACCCGCGTCCGCTACACCGGGCTGTCGGTCGGCGGTCAGCTGTCCTCGATCGCCGCCGGCGCCGTCGCGCCGCTGATCGCCGTTGCGCTCTTCTCGGCCTGGGGCAGCACGGTGCCGGTGTCGCTGTACGTCACGGGGATGTGCCTGCTCACCGTCATCGCGCTGCTGGCCGCCCGCGAGACCCGCGGGCAGTCGCTGCACGACGAGGGTGTCCAGGCGGAACAGGCGGCCGTTTCGCCCTAG
- a CDS encoding SWIM zinc finger family protein: protein MVTAVPWTAERVAGLAPDPASEKAGRALAAPAKWSGAGASEDAVWGFCQGSGKKPYQTCVELAEPAFRCSCPSRKFPCKHALGLLMLWAAGKIDASEPPEWVHSWLAERADRAQRAEKRAEAAGPKDEEAAARRAGERAARVEGGVAELKVWLTDRIGAGFAGFDRNGGEELRTVAARMVDAQASGLAGGLRRAAGTVGRRDWPEALLSELSLLYLLADAATRLDSLPPPLAETVRTRLGFSVETARVLESGERVSDDWLITGAADEENDRLLTRRTWLRGLGTGRDALVLSFAPPGRPLDASLPPGHLLTAELAFYPGAAPLRALVVERGIPLAAPAAEGSSIPAALAAYAEAMAADPWLERWPVLLSSVTPAEHPGGWCLSEKDGTALPLVPYAFPWPLLAMSASNPLTVAGEWSPAGLRPLTCWHENRAVRL from the coding sequence GTGGTGACGGCGGTGCCGTGGACCGCGGAGCGCGTGGCCGGGCTGGCGCCCGATCCCGCGTCGGAGAAGGCGGGCCGGGCGCTCGCCGCGCCGGCCAAGTGGTCGGGCGCGGGTGCGTCCGAAGACGCCGTGTGGGGCTTCTGCCAGGGCAGCGGCAAGAAGCCGTACCAGACGTGCGTCGAGCTCGCCGAGCCCGCGTTCCGGTGTTCCTGTCCCAGCCGGAAGTTCCCGTGCAAGCACGCACTGGGGCTGCTGATGCTGTGGGCGGCCGGGAAGATCGACGCGAGCGAGCCACCGGAGTGGGTGCACTCCTGGCTGGCCGAGCGCGCCGACCGCGCCCAGCGGGCGGAAAAACGCGCGGAAGCGGCCGGGCCGAAGGACGAGGAGGCCGCCGCGCGCCGGGCGGGCGAACGTGCCGCACGCGTCGAAGGCGGTGTCGCCGAGCTGAAGGTCTGGCTGACCGACCGGATCGGCGCCGGCTTCGCGGGCTTCGACCGCAACGGCGGCGAGGAACTGCGCACGGTCGCGGCCCGGATGGTCGACGCACAGGCGTCCGGCCTCGCGGGCGGGTTGCGCCGGGCAGCGGGCACCGTGGGCCGCCGTGACTGGCCGGAGGCGCTCCTTTCGGAACTATCGCTGCTGTACTTGCTGGCGGACGCGGCCACGAGGCTGGATTCGCTGCCGCCACCGTTGGCGGAGACGGTCCGGACCAGGCTCGGCTTCTCGGTGGAGACGGCCCGCGTCCTGGAATCCGGCGAGCGGGTGTCGGACGATTGGCTGATCACGGGCGCGGCCGACGAGGAGAACGACCGCCTCCTCACCCGCCGGACGTGGCTGCGCGGCCTCGGCACAGGGCGGGACGCGCTGGTGCTGTCGTTCGCCCCACCGGGCCGCCCGCTGGACGCGTCGCTGCCACCCGGGCACCTGCTGACGGCGGAGCTGGCGTTCTACCCGGGCGCGGCCCCGTTGCGGGCATTGGTGGTGGAGCGCGGAATCCCCCTCGCGGCCCCGGCTGCCGAGGGCAGCTCGATCCCGGCCGCACTGGCGGCGTACGCGGAGGCCATGGCGGCGGACCCGTGGCTCGAACGCTGGCCGGTCCTGCTTTCGTCGGTGACCCCGGCCGAACACCCGGGCGGCTGGTGTCTGTCCGAAAAGGACGGAACGGCGCTGCCGTTGGTCCCGTACGCATTCCCGTGGCCGTTGCTGGCGATGTCGGCGAGCAACCCGCTGACGGTGGCGGGCGAGTGGAGCCCCGCAGGCCTGCGCCCCCTGACGTGCTGGCACGAAAACCGGGCGGTGCGGCTGTGA
- a CDS encoding PadR family transcriptional regulator: MLTDAELTVLGLVTERPRHGYELDEVVSERGMREWTALGFSSIYYVLGKLRDRGLVAEVEQDRAHAKAKKTYTATDAGRAACAAAAEAAIAELRPVHPPVLVGLANSPVVAPDRLAAALARRAEAVGERLAEVRRAAAARPDAPPFVRAIFDYSIAQLEAEAAWLEGMS, from the coding sequence GTGCTCACCGACGCGGAACTCACGGTGCTCGGCCTGGTGACCGAGCGGCCGAGGCACGGCTACGAGCTGGACGAAGTCGTCTCCGAACGCGGCATGCGCGAGTGGACGGCGCTCGGCTTCAGCTCGATCTACTACGTGCTCGGCAAACTCCGCGACCGCGGCCTGGTCGCCGAAGTCGAGCAGGACCGCGCGCACGCCAAGGCGAAGAAGACGTATACGGCGACGGACGCGGGCCGGGCGGCGTGCGCGGCCGCCGCGGAAGCCGCCATCGCCGAACTGCGCCCGGTGCACCCGCCGGTGCTCGTCGGGCTGGCGAACAGCCCGGTCGTCGCGCCGGACCGGCTCGCCGCGGCGCTGGCCCGGCGAGCCGAAGCGGTGGGGGAGCGGCTGGCCGAGGTCCGCCGCGCCGCCGCGGCCCGGCCGGACGCGCCGCCGTTCGTCCGGGCGATCTTCGACTACTCGATCGCGCAGCTCGAAGCGGAAGCCGCGTGGCTGGAAGGGATGTCCTGA
- a CDS encoding 3-hydroxybutyrate dehydrogenase, translating into MTSDLDGRTALVTGGAGGIGLACVRALAAAGAKVHVVDVDAERAEAAATEVGGWAHAADLTDPAAIGALPAEVDILVNNAGIQHVAPIEDFPPDVFTRIQALMVTAPFLLIRHALPSMYARGWGRIVNMSSVHGLRASPYKAAYVAAKHGLEGLSKVAALEGAEHGVTSNCVNPGYVRTPLVDGQIDAQAAEHDIPREDVVAEVLLRRAAIKKLIEPGDVASLVVWLCSPRAGHITGASIPLDGGWTAA; encoded by the coding sequence ATGACCAGCGATCTGGACGGGCGCACCGCCCTCGTGACCGGCGGGGCCGGGGGCATCGGCCTCGCCTGCGTCCGCGCTCTCGCGGCGGCCGGGGCCAAGGTGCACGTCGTCGACGTGGACGCCGAACGCGCCGAAGCCGCCGCCACCGAAGTCGGGGGCTGGGCGCACGCCGCCGACCTGACCGACCCCGCCGCCATCGGCGCGCTGCCCGCCGAGGTCGACATCCTCGTCAACAACGCCGGCATCCAGCACGTCGCGCCGATCGAGGACTTCCCGCCGGACGTCTTCACCCGCATCCAGGCACTCATGGTCACCGCGCCCTTCCTGCTCATCCGGCACGCGCTGCCGTCGATGTACGCCAGGGGCTGGGGCCGGATCGTCAACATGTCGAGCGTCCACGGGCTGCGTGCCTCCCCGTACAAAGCCGCGTACGTCGCCGCCAAGCACGGGCTCGAAGGGCTCTCCAAGGTCGCCGCCCTCGAAGGGGCCGAGCACGGGGTCACCAGCAACTGCGTCAACCCCGGGTACGTCCGCACCCCGCTGGTCGACGGCCAGATCGACGCGCAGGCCGCCGAACACGACATCCCGCGCGAGGACGTCGTCGCCGAGGTCCTCCTCCGCCGCGCCGCGATCAAGAAGCTCATCGAACCCGGCGACGTCGCTTCCCTGGTGGTGTGGCTGTGCTCCCCGCGCGCCGGCCACATCACCGGGGCGTCCATCCCGCTCGACGGCGGCTGGACCGCCGCCTAG
- a CDS encoding VOC family protein yields MLRGMATVSYFADDHEAAKEWYAGFLGIEPYFERPGYAEFRIGDHQHELGLIDRKYVPASMGGPSGEIVYWHVDDLEATVARLHELGAKECEPITERGPGFVTASVVDPFGNLLGVMTNAHYLAVLAR; encoded by the coding sequence GTGCTGCGAGGAATGGCCACCGTTTCGTACTTCGCCGACGACCACGAGGCCGCGAAGGAGTGGTACGCCGGGTTCCTGGGCATCGAGCCGTACTTCGAGCGGCCCGGGTACGCCGAGTTCCGCATCGGCGACCACCAGCACGAACTCGGGCTGATCGACCGGAAGTACGTCCCGGCGAGCATGGGCGGGCCGAGCGGCGAGATCGTCTACTGGCACGTCGACGACCTCGAAGCGACCGTCGCCCGCCTCCACGAGCTGGGCGCGAAGGAGTGCGAGCCGATCACCGAGCGCGGGCCGGGGTTCGTGACGGCGTCGGTCGTCGACCCGTTCGGCAACCTCCTCGGCGTCATGACCAACGCGCACTACCTGGCGGTGCTGGCCCGCTGA
- a CDS encoding GyrI-like domain-containing protein, with protein MPYDLKKELKPLYAPKNTDWALLDVPEQRFLAIDGRGNPNTAESYKQAVEALYAFAYTIKMTAKKTGEDFVVGPLEGLWWADDYAAFTVRAKDAWQWTMLIALPPWIGEDAVEEARETVRRKKKIDAPVRLEKLHEGRCAQVLHVGSYDDEGPLLARLHDEFLESQGLKPTGLHHEVYLGDPRRVVPGKLKTVLRQPVG; from the coding sequence ATGCCGTACGACCTCAAGAAAGAGCTGAAACCGCTCTACGCGCCCAAGAACACCGACTGGGCCCTGCTCGACGTGCCCGAGCAGCGGTTCCTCGCGATCGACGGCCGCGGCAACCCGAACACGGCCGAGAGCTACAAGCAAGCCGTCGAAGCGCTCTACGCCTTCGCGTACACGATCAAGATGACCGCGAAGAAGACCGGCGAGGACTTCGTAGTAGGCCCGCTCGAAGGCCTGTGGTGGGCGGACGACTACGCCGCTTTCACCGTGCGGGCCAAGGACGCCTGGCAGTGGACCATGCTCATCGCGCTACCGCCGTGGATCGGCGAAGACGCCGTCGAGGAAGCCCGGGAAACCGTGCGGCGCAAGAAGAAGATCGACGCGCCGGTCCGCCTCGAGAAGCTGCACGAGGGCCGCTGCGCGCAGGTGCTCCACGTCGGTTCGTACGACGACGAAGGCCCGCTGCTGGCCCGCCTGCACGACGAATTCTTGGAGAGCCAAGGATTGAAGCCGACCGGGCTGCACCACGAGGTCTACCTCGGCGACCCGCGCCGGGTCGTGCCCGGGAAGCTCAAGACCGTGCTGCGTCAGCCGGTGGGCTGA
- a CDS encoding DUF5691 domain-containing protein yields MKAWEDLVGTALLGTRRRTLDLSTQPAAVRPLAEDRDDPAEQLLAAAAVLTTYRRAGRPPLHDVRPLPVAAADERPFVPALARERLARLLAASHPDLLLEWLGIVAGTRYRVPPETLPLLAEAARTKAALRGPLVAVAGPVGAWLGQRNPDWSFLAAPAETGSSRDIWQYGSLAQRRRWLAAKLADAPGEAREALAGSWKSEPADIRSDFLGVLAAHVRPDDEAFLEAALSDRAAAVRERAAELLGRLPGTRYGERMAERLRPLVRRRNRVLEIALPQGERGEGTVRLRTLVAAAPLAFWTEFGPPAEVVRMSVEGCPAAVLRDSWATAAVRQGDETWAKALIGADPGGRTTPPLLGVLSPAGQAATIGHLVSRLPVESFARLVHELPRPWTKELGTALLDWIARQDDHRLVSHAAVVIARAVPRGCLGHPLATTRLTMDAGPWRRALTETLNFRREMYEELA; encoded by the coding sequence GTGAAAGCCTGGGAAGATCTCGTCGGCACCGCACTGCTCGGCACCCGCCGGCGCACCCTCGACCTCTCCACCCAGCCCGCCGCGGTCCGGCCGCTGGCCGAAGACCGCGACGACCCCGCCGAGCAGCTCCTGGCCGCCGCGGCCGTGCTCACCACCTACCGGCGGGCCGGGCGGCCGCCGCTGCACGACGTGCGGCCCTTGCCCGTCGCCGCCGCCGACGAGCGGCCCTTCGTGCCGGCGCTCGCCAGGGAACGGCTGGCCCGGCTGCTCGCCGCCAGTCATCCCGATCTGCTCCTCGAGTGGCTCGGCATCGTCGCCGGCACGCGCTACCGCGTCCCGCCCGAAACCCTGCCGCTGCTCGCCGAAGCCGCGCGCACCAAAGCCGCGCTGCGGGGGCCGCTCGTCGCGGTCGCCGGGCCCGTCGGGGCCTGGCTCGGGCAGCGGAACCCGGACTGGTCCTTCCTCGCCGCGCCCGCGGAAACCGGCTCGTCCCGCGACATCTGGCAGTACGGCAGCCTCGCCCAGCGCCGCCGCTGGCTGGCCGCCAAGCTGGCCGACGCACCCGGCGAAGCCCGCGAAGCCCTCGCCGGTTCCTGGAAGAGCGAGCCCGCCGACATCCGCTCGGACTTCCTCGGGGTGCTCGCCGCGCACGTGCGGCCCGACGACGAAGCCTTCCTCGAAGCCGCGCTGTCCGACCGGGCGGCCGCCGTCCGGGAACGGGCTGCCGAGCTGCTCGGGCGGCTGCCCGGCACCCGGTACGGCGAACGCATGGCCGAACGGCTGCGCCCGCTGGTCCGCCGCCGGAACCGGGTGCTCGAAATCGCGCTGCCGCAAGGTGAACGCGGGGAAGGCACCGTCCGGCTGCGCACCCTCGTCGCGGCCGCGCCCCTGGCCTTCTGGACCGAGTTCGGGCCGCCCGCCGAGGTGGTGCGGATGAGCGTCGAGGGGTGCCCGGCCGCCGTGCTGCGCGACTCCTGGGCCACCGCCGCGGTCCGGCAAGGCGACGAGACCTGGGCGAAGGCGCTGATCGGCGCCGACCCCGGCGGGCGCACCACCCCGCCGCTGCTGGGCGTGCTGAGCCCGGCCGGCCAGGCCGCCACGATCGGGCACCTGGTGAGCCGGCTGCCCGTCGAATCGTTCGCGCGGCTGGTGCACGAACTGCCCCGGCCGTGGACGAAGGAGCTCGGCACCGCCCTGCTCGACTGGATCGCCCGCCAGGACGACCACCGCCTGGTCTCGCACGCCGCCGTCGTGATCGCGCGGGCGGTCCCGCGCGGCTGCCTCGGCCACCCCTTGGCCACCACCCGCCTGACCATGGACGCCGGGCCTTGGCGCCGGGCGCTCAC